The following DNA comes from Ardenticatenales bacterium.
AAACGCCCCGCCCGCAGCAGCGCGGCGAAGTCGGTCAGCCCTGGCTGCTGCTGCTGCCACTGCTGCGCCAGCCAGGCCGCCGGGTCTGGCGGCGGGTCCGCCAGGCGGGCGGCGCGGTAGCTGTTGAGGGGCACAAAGAAGGGAATCTGTTTCGCCTCACCCGCCAGGCCGTCCCAGGCAACCTCCAACTGCGAGCGGCGCAGCAGCGTCGTCTTGCCGCTGCCCGGCCCGCCGAGCAGCACTAACGCCCGCTCGTCCACTTCCGCCAACAGCCGCTTCAGACTGTTATATTTGCCGCGCTGGCTGTCGGTGATGAAGCGCAGTCCCTGCGCATCCGCGCCCTGGTCCACCAACAGCGTTAACTGCACGAAGCGGCTGTCCAGTTGATACCGGTCGCCGGAAAGTTCCTTTTTGATGGCCGCAAAATAGGGGGCAAAGGGGGCCGCCATCTCTGTCGGCTCCATGTTCTGGGCCGCGTCAATGCCGGCACACAGGCGGGCCACCACCGGCTCTTCCTGGACGCCGCCGCCCAGAGATTGCAGCACCCGCTGCAACTGCGTGCCAGGGACGGCGCGCACCAGCGCGTGGAAGAATTCGTAGGGATTTGCCTGCCAGTTCAGTTGGTGGCGACCGGGCCAATCGCCCAGCAGGGGGTCCAGGAGGGCAATGCGGCCATCCGGCAAGCGAAACTCCCGCCGCGGCGTCAACAACCAGACAATTTCTTCGTGCAGCTCAGGATCGAGATCGGGCATGGGTTTCTCTCATGGTATCGCGCGGGCAAGCTGGCCGGGTTGGACCGCTGGTCGCTCATGCAGAATTCACTGAAAAAACCGGGTTTTTCGATTGTCCGGCGGAAATTACCAGAGTGGTTCATGTGTAAAAACCCGGTTTTGGGCCTTTTTTCAGTAGAGTCAATTTTATCTGGTGAAAATGGCCGTTGAGCGCGTGAAATTGGTCCAATCTCCAGAGAGCGTTAGTAGTTACGAAGATTTTTGTATTCTGGGGAATCGGCGGCGCTCATTGGCGACGCAGGCGTTGGTAAATATCCGGGGCGTGGGCCTGCAGGTCATCCAGGATGGCGATCATGCTGCTGCCCCCGTTGCGCAGATACGCCTGATCGCCGTCCGGTTTTGGCGCATAGCCGCCGCGATGAAGACCGATGACGACGAATTCATTGTTGCAGACGGGCGCACCGGAAGAACCGGGTTCCGTGCTGGTCAGGTATTGAATCGCGCGCGCATCCGCGAAAACGACGAAGTTGTTTTGCATAGAAATTTTCTTGTAATGGCCGCCGGGGTGCTGGATGATGTTCACCCGCTCCTCTTTGAGGGCGCGCAGGCGCGCCAGGGTGAGCGGCGTGACACCGGCAGGGACGTCCACCACTTCGACCACGGTCACATCCAGGCCGGGATGGGTGTAGAAAAGGCCGCCTGGACGGGCGCGGGCCACCTGGATAGGCGTTGGCTGACGTTGTCTGTCCAACTGATAGTTGAACTGGAAGGCGCTCAGCAGCGCCGCCGCCTGGCTGGCGATGACGTGGTGATTGGTCATGATCAGGTTGGGGCCGGCCAGAAAACCGGAGCCGAGGCTGGCCGTGGTATCAATGCGCACCACGGCCTGGGAAGCGTCCAGGGCCAGTTCCAACAGGCACACATCGCGCAGGGTGTTTTCGCCGATGATAAGCTCCTGCACGAAAGGGGGCGTTTCCTGGCCGCGCCACTCCGGCTGCGGCAGGCCGCGGGTGGAGATGGGGTTGGTCTTCAGCGGATAACGGGCAAAAAGGGCGCGCAAGAAATCGGCATCCGGGCCGTCGCCAACGTAGGTGAGCAGGTGATTGAGCAGCAGCCCCAAGACCTCCTGCCCCGGCTCGTCCTGTCCAAACTGGGTCAAAATGGTGAGTAGATGGCTGGCGAACTGGCGCGGCGGCCCCTCCAGGCTGATTTGCCCCTGGATGTCCTGTTTGCGCGGCGAACCGGCGAGCATGTCGTCCAGGAAAGCGTCCCGGCGCGCCTCGGTGCGGAATTCGGGGCGGGCGATAAACAGGCGGATGAGGCGGTCGCGGTCCGCCGGCAGGAGGTGCAGGTGGGTATCGTTGTTCATATCGTTTCTCCTCCGAGAGATTGGACCAATTTCGTAGACATTAACAGGATTTAACCAGAGCAAATTGGTCCAATCTGGACAGATGACCTGTATAGTCACTCTCCGAGAATAATGGGCCGTTGCGTGTTGACGGCTGGCGGGTTGGCAACCCGCCCTACGTGGGCGCGGCCGCGCCGCAGGCGCCGCCTGCTCCGCTACCGCTCGCAGGCCGGACAGTGGTCAGTGGTCATGAGATGGGGTGGGGTAAGGGCCCTGCGCCTTAATATGGCAACATATCAGGTTTCACTGCCCTCCCCCCCGAACCGGACTTACAAGTTTCCAAGTGTCCGGCTCTCCAGGATTCCTTAGCTTTTTGGCGGGACGGAGTCTCCCCGCATGCAAGGCGACATGGCATTGTTTACATAGCACCATTGTCTTCCGTTTCCGGGCTATCATCCGCTTTTTCCCACTCTGTTTTCCCTTTCAGGTCTTTCAACTTCCGTACGTGATGTACTTCCATTTTTCCTTCTTGCGTTCCACACCATTCGCATTGTTTTGCACGTAGGCGTTGCCCCAGTTCACTGCGGCCTCGGTACTGCCAAGTGTTGGGTTGTGTGTCCATTGGTCCATACGTGATTTTCTCCCGTTGGAGTTGCCTTGGTTGAACTGACCAACTCATACACCTTGCGTGTACCATCCGCTCTTTCTAGTTCCACCGCATACTTGTTTTTTCCTTTGCGCAAGCTTTTTGCCACTGGTTGTATCCGTTGCCTTCTTTTCCTGGCAATCGTATGCAGAAAGCTCATGGTGGTCATGCGCAGCAGGTTGTGCCCCTACTTGGGTTAGATTGGTTGCCAATGCGTAATAGTTTGTAAAGCCGCGTATCTCTGCGTTGTAGATTTGCAGGATTTCCAGCTCGCTCAGGTTTTGTAGCTCTAGCCGTCCCCGTCCGCGCCAGTTTTGTGGCATTCCATATCGTTTGGCAAACGCTTCACACTTGTCCCGTGGCATGAGTAGCACTAACTTGTATGTTGTTGTTCGCCTTGTGACTTGTTTGCCCTGCATCTGGTATCTGACTTTCTTCTGTCCTCGCCATCGTTTAATATCATATCCCAGAAACCTGACGCGCTTCTTGGCGTTGGTAATACGTGTTTTTTCCTCCGATAACGTCAACTGCA
Coding sequences within:
- a CDS encoding trypsin-like peptidase domain-containing protein; its protein translation is MNNDTHLHLLPADRDRLIRLFIARPEFRTEARRDAFLDDMLAGSPRKQDIQGQISLEGPPRQFASHLLTILTQFGQDEPGQEVLGLLLNHLLTYVGDGPDADFLRALFARYPLKTNPISTRGLPQPEWRGQETPPFVQELIIGENTLRDVCLLELALDASQAVVRIDTTASLGSGFLAGPNLIMTNHHVIASQAAALLSAFQFNYQLDRQRQPTPIQVARARPGGLFYTHPGLDVTVVEVVDVPAGVTPLTLARLRALKEERVNIIQHPGGHYKKISMQNNFVVFADARAIQYLTSTEPGSSGAPVCNNEFVVIGLHRGGYAPKPDGDQAYLRNGGSSMIAILDDLQAHAPDIYQRLRRQ